taaaatatGAGATTTGACTGCCAATGTCGCAGCCACTTTTTTTCACCGTCTAAATTAGAGTATAATTATTAATTATCCTTTGTTTTCATCTGAGTTTAGGTACATTTAAGGTCGTTGAATCACCagatttggtaaaattttgtaatttctggTGATCCATTGACcttaaatgtacctaaatcgagtttaAAACGCAAGATTATTGACTTGTAACCCCAAAATTAAactgtgatttcaaaaaagttagtttccagccgcttgacaagtcggtcaaatttccaattttaactaattttaggttattttttaagccgccataactttttacttttggttttcaacaagtttcattatgaaattcggtgttttcagacaatttcgagtctaacaaggcaatttaaaaaaatttcgattacACCACCTTTACAGTGGCAATCAAACAATACTTTGAATCCTTGCCAACCGAATTCTACAGGCAGGAGATCCACAAGGATATTGACAGTATTGTTAATCATGATCGAGCATATAACTTATTTCTTGTTTGAGTTTGCTTCGAGAAataaatgactgaaaaataggATAGGACACTCTCCACAACCTAATACATTTCACATTGCAGTAATTGGTTTTTATGGTCGAATTTCGGAGCGTATGTCAAATTCTCTCGGCGATGAAGCGTTTGACATGTTGTGATGTATgctgatttttaaatattaaatagatAACATTTTTCTCCGTGGCCTTTGTATActttcaataataataataatggttttaattttttctttcaaattatttcaattattttcaattttttacagctgccgatttttattgtaaaatgcATACACTGTACAAGTGAGTTAgcgtgaaaattgaaactgataaggaattaaactttcagaattcTTCTCGCAGTTCTCTACGTGCTCATTATTATCGCAATTTTCATGTTTGTCTTCCTATGGGTCTTAGTTATTTTGGATATTATCAAGATTCTtggtaaaattaaaaagttgaagaaggaaaagaaatCGAACTGTgctctcagaaaattttaatatataatTTCTTACAATGAATACAGTATTTTAATTATCAAACTCTGAAAACTTGGTTCAAACTCCTTGCTGCAGAAATTAATGTAAATTACAATCGTTgtatgcaaaatttttaatgtcgagttagaaatttttggttGCTATACTTATACCGGCTGAGACAGCTACTCACGTCACGTTTCCGCTGCAACAAAACTctaataacaaaaaaagaatagttttgattttctcagaCTTTACGTGAAATCAAATATATTTAACGCTCGTTCCACATACACAGAACTCCctttttaattcatttccGAACATTTCTCTTCATCGGTTTTCGTGATTAGAGGTTTTCATGATGAGAATCGGTGagtttcatagatttttttgctgatCCATATGCAAATTGccattttagaaatattattCATTCTGTGCTCCATTCcacaatcaatttttgcaatggATTATTATCACACGAATTTTGAGGATAATAAAGTTACTGGTGCAGGTATTGTtgaatgttttagaaaatctaaaaattgctttttacagaaaaatctgTGAATTCCCATTCAATCCAGCTCTATTCTCGTGTTTCTCGAGATGCTAAAAGTTTGTCAATCAAACCAGAAACGTCTCAATTAAGACATTTTCCAGGTGACAAATGGGCGGTTATAATCAGTCGTATTCAAATGCTTTCCCGTATTGCAAATGGTATTTATATACAACAAGAGTTACGCGACAAGTCATTTGTTCCTGATCAATTTATTGCTGAGTTGTTCAATCTTGGAGATTCATTGAGTATTGATGATATAGATGATTCTGATTTAGGCAGTGCTTTGAAGTCTATGGATGGTATGGTTTCTGGAAGTGGAATGGTTAATACAACGGAGAACTATTTATCAAATATTGGAGCACAATTGAAATCTTCAAACATTACGAATAATACTAAACAATGGTTTGAGGATGAGATGTATGCAATTGATTTCCGGAGAATTGGCAATGGAAATTTCAACTCttcttttgtgaaaaaaaaatcggaccTTGAACACATTCAGAAAGGTTACGAAACTTGTTTTGAGAGGCGGTGCAATATTCACTAAAGCATTATCAAATGCAATGAGCCAATTGAAAACCACAACAGATGATGTGTATCCACTAGTTCAATTATCCGAATTCATTAAGAAAATGCTTCAAGAAAAACAACCGGAAGATGTAGATGTGAACGAGTTTAAGAAATACATTCGCGGCATTTCAAATGCAATTGGAAATGTAAAAAAGGTTTGTACAAGCggcagaaatttttgaaactattgaaTGCATATTTCAGGTTCGTAATAGTATTGAAACTATCTTCAAACTGTTAAGTGCACATTTCGAATTAAACAACAATCGAAAGTACACAATTGGATTAGTGGATGGATATAAGGATTTGATTAAACTAAATAGAGACTTGAGTAATCAGTggtttgaagaaaatgaagtgACAGGTAAGCTGAAAAAACAGTTGGAGTTATTCAAGCCTTTGGAATCTCATTTGATGAATACGGGAAAAGTGATGGAAACGTGGTCGAATGAGCATTTATTGATAGTATCCAATGCAATTCAGAAATACGATCCACTTGTTACTCAGCTACCGATTGATTCGATTAATTCCATTGAAAAGATTACATTGTGTTGCaattcaattccggaaatcaCTGTGAATCTTACAAGTATCCTGGAACTCCGTGATATCGCATCAGATACGGataaattgtttgttttgctCAAAACCAATTCGattcaacttttaaatatGTTGAGTAATGCAACGATTCAAGGATTCTATGAGGAAATCATTGGAATTATCAATCCAGAAGATATGAAGGACATTGACCAAGCGAGGAAAGTGGCTGAGGAAATATTAAAGTATCCAAATTATCAAGAATTAATTCAGTTCAACGATGTCGTATATAATAAGTTAAGCGCACTCTACTTTTCAACCTACCAATCGACAGCAACTAAATCAGTTGTCGTGTTGGGAGAAATCAAGAATAATGCGGACTTGAGACAATTCGTGAATGTGATTAGTTGCTTGGTACAGAGTCGCAATGGTTTGGAGGCGATTCACAGTACGTacgaaaacacaaaaatctgACACTCATCGGTGAAATAGTGAAAAGGGGTCTGGGATCTGCTTCAACTTCACCGTCCTCTGTATGCCAGGTACTGGAGAATCTCCAGAGCTTACCGGAAACAAGACCCAATATATTGGATACAGTAGGCAGGAGAAGACGTGGTTGTTCAGTACAGTGGCTGTGGGCGCCATGTTCGGATTGTTTCCAGTGATCATTGGAATCAGTACATATGGATTGCGAAAAGTGTTTTTTGCCGCTGGTATGTTGACCTCgtttacaacatttttgattCCTATCGTGGCAACGatgaatttcaatttgttccTGCTGATGAGATTCCTACAGGTATTAGTCtcccctaattttttttcgaatttttttgcggaaaactAGTAGAGGAATCGGATTCAGCATGTAAAAAAGCTTTAACAccttaaattttatttagctgatcaaaaattggagattttgtAGTACTGAAgacaaaattcccaaaaatattttatattttggtgggaaattcaaattttttgagaatactattttgccgggaaataaaaattttctgagaaaattatttttccgggaaattaaaattttctgtgaaaatattttggcgggaaattaaaattttgtaagaaaaaattttggcgggatattgaaactttttgagaaaattattttggcgggaaattcttattttctgaagaaatatttatgcgggaaattcaagctttctgagaaaattattttggcgggaaattcaaattttgtgagaaaaattttttggcgggaaattcaaattttctgagaaaaatttatggcgggaaattcaaattttgtgagaaaatattttggcgggaaattcaaattttcaaaaaaaatattttggcgggaaattgaaattttttaagaaaatattttggcgggaaattcaaattttctaaaaaaaatattttggcgggaaattgaaattttttaagaaaatatttttgcgggagactcaaaattttttttagaaaatattttgacggaaatttgatttttcttgagaaaatgttttggcgggaaattcaaattttctgagacaGCTAATTTCACTACAAACGGCAAATATGGCAATTtgcagatgtttttttttttaattttcggcaacttgtggttttgcacatttttttttggaaacttcagaatttttattttaatcggTAAATGCTATGACCGAACtttcatctattttgaaaagtcagTAAAtgctatgaaaatatctaaagaaaacgggaaaaaattttcaaaaaggcacagttttaagtgtttccgtcttattaaaaatccctttaaaaacttccggctaattgatatccggcaaacggcaaatcgacaatttgccagaaatcaaaatttccggcaaattcagcaaaacggaaacttgccgatttgccgatttgccagaaaaaatatttgccgcTGACCCCTGTACTGTATACCTTCCAGGGAATGTCCTACGCCGGATGTATGCCAGCTGTTGGGGCCATCACTTCTTCCTGGGCATCTCTAACCCAACAGGGACTGTTCATTGCTGCACTGACCACATTCGGGCAGCTCtcctcaattttctcaatgcCGATTGCTGGGGAGCTCTGCGTTTCTCCGCTTGGCTGGAAGTCTGTCTACTTTCTGCATGCCGCAATTTCAATGGTCGTTTTCTTGGCGTGGTTTGCAGTTTTTACAGATTCACCGAGTAAGTTGTTCAACTTTTTATAAGgttttaaagatggagtaccgaagtttaattttttagaccTTTTTATACCCAAAAtagtccaaaactaccaaatttcgtagtgagacgttctgaaaattaaaaataaaagttatggTGGTTCAAAGTTCGGCAAAATCAGGCCcgtttttagctaaaatcaaattttttttccaacttctcggtgtcacAACGTCTGGAACCTATTTCTTATTTATTCATCaactttgaataaatattgtggCCTTTGATTGAGCGTTTGCTCGTTGATTTATGTACATTTATGGTCAGTGGGACACAAAATGTAACGTTTAtttgaagttggaaaaaaatttgattttagctgaaaactggccttattttgccgaatttcgaaccgccataactttttttttgagaaattttcagaacgtctcattacgaaattcggtagttttggaccaatttgggtctaaaaaggaaaagtctcaaatttcggtactccacctttaataaaaaaaattaatttttattgagacattttcaattttacgtTCTACAGTTGTTATTACAAATTTCATAAagtatcaggttgtcccataagtttttatactattttttttttgaaaaaaatttatttctctcaagcgacaagtagtactattcacacaagtattcaccattagtgtccaccacttgttgccatttactaggtaacatcatgatgccacgggagaagaaatccggcgaacgcgatgagaagaaagtggagagttcagttttgagatgctcttcgtcgtcgaattgcttgtcgcgcatgtagtcactgagagacaagaacaaatggtagtcggttggtgcaagatctggagaatatggtggatgcggtaaaacagtccaaccaagatcttgcagcttttggaaagtcttcttggcgacatgaggcctagcattatcgtgaagaaaatatagtttttcatattttccgttggtcttttctgcaactcggtccaattgggcacaatagtaatcagcagtgatagttttattagttggcaacaattcccagtgcacaggtccttgaacaccccaccagacacagatcataatcttttttgggtgaagatcaggctttggcgtcggtattcctttctcaccgatcggaagccattgacgttttctggaatggttaacatagagcacccacttctcatctccagtaaccagattgttcagccaatcgaactttcgacgaaaagttagaagttgagtacaaacgttgacccgagtgagcttctgtgatgccgaaagttcatgaggcacccaagttccaagttttgaagtaaaaccaaggcgacccaagtgacgtgcaattgtgctatgacaacactcaagcttctcttccatttcacgaagactaagacgaggctcttcctccaccagcttcactaggtcttcttcatttaactctaccggtcgcccagaacgttctatttcttcgagactgaagtcgccgttcttgaacttttgaaaccaactctttgctgtattataagagagtgctccctcacccatcgcaccgcatatgtttcgttccgcttccattgctgaatgaccaagacgaaattcataaagaagaagcaatctaacgtctcgacgttcaagtttgatgattgtcatcgtggcaaagtagaaatggatgaaatgaatcttttctgaaaggggacgacccgaccttgacacgacctacgatgaaaaaattttaaaactttctagaagttttggaaaaatatttgaaaaaaagtacaaaaacttatgggacaacctgatatataattttctcaaatatttcagagtctctaatatatttttagaagattccaaatttccctaaaaatttcaaaagattctAGAACGTCTGTGCAAAAAATGGtggcacaaaaattttggatttttggcagAATTTTTATGGGATTCCataggaaattaaaaaatatttgagattttagctaaaagtaagccattttttccaaaactttgagcggtcataactttttttttcgaaaattttcactttgaaattcggtagtttcggaccattttgggtctaaaaatggcaaattctcaaatttcggtactccacctttaactgcCAGTATGGTCTAATCTCGTCTAACACAGTCTAATTCCAGGCACCAACAAGCTGGTAAAGTCCTCGGAGCTTCTCGAAATCCAACGAGGAAAGTCCGACGCAGCAAATGGCAAGCGAGAGGCGACACCTTACCTGGAAATTCTCACAACTCCATCTGTCTGGGGTATATGGATTGGTGCTCTGGGAGATCTTATAGCCGTCCAACTGATTCACATCTACTCACCTGTCTATTTACACGATATTGGAGGCTATTCAGTGGAGAAGACCGGCTTTGCAGCGGCCGTACCGGTgctgtttcagtttttcatgaaGCTTTTTGCAGGTGGGTATTcaattttggtcaattttgTAGTGggtggcaattgccgttcggcaaattacaggcttgccaatttgctggaaattttcaattccggcaaattgccggtttgccagtttgccagaaattttcaattccggcacattgccgttttgccgataTGTTGGAagttttcagttccggcagattgtcgatttgccggatattttcaatttcggcaatttcccagtttgtcgatttgctggaaaCTTTAAgttccggtaaattgccggctTGTCAAATTTGCCTAAAGTTTTCTAttccggcacattgccggtttgccgatttgccgggaattctcagttccggcaaataaccggattgccgatttgccggaaactttaaGTTACGGCAGATTGcctgtttgccgatttgccggaaattttcaattccggcacattgccgttttgccgatatgttggaaatttcaaattccggcagattgccgatttgccgatttgccggaaactttcagtTTCGGTAAATTGTTGGCTTGTCaaatttgcctaaaattttctattccggcacattgcaggtttgccgatttgccggaaaatttaatttttgtgaaatttggcGATAtgctaatttgccggaaaaaatcgattgccgcccacccctgctaCCAGCCTAGAAGTCCTAAGCCTAGGCAAAACCCAAGATTTAGGCCCCAAAACAAAGCGTCGAGATCtgaaagcctaagcctaaaaccCAAAACCACAGGCCTCTGCCCTACCTAGGCCAGTCCAAGCCTCTTAAACCTCGGGccctaaaacaaaatttgaggGCTTAAGCCTAGAACTCTAAGCCAACGGAATAGGCCCTAAACCTGGGGTCTCTGTATAAAAGCTTGATCTATCTAGCCTGGTAACTTTTACCATTTCAGGCCACTCCAGTGACCGAATCTCTGGAGTATCTGAGACCACAAAGCTCCGGATCTACAATACAATTGCTCTGGGCGCCAGCGCTGTATTTCTAGCTGCTCTTGGTTTTGTGAAGGAAGGCCAAGGACTGACTGGCCTGATACTCATGACTGTAGCAACCGCGATGTTCGGATTCAATGGTGGAGGTTTTATTAAGGTACTCtacaaataattgaataaaaaataaaaaataaaaaatataaaattccagTGCGCCGCCCTTGTCTCCCGACAGCACAATCATTTTGTCATGGCAAACGTCCAGTTTCTGCTGTGCCTCTCGATGCTTCTCTGTCCAATACTAGTATCATTTTTGCTTCGACACGGAACTATAGCCGAATGGAGATTGGTTTTCTTTGTTCACGCCGGAATTCTTGCAGTTTGTAATCTTATATTTTGTCTGTTGGCCACTGCAAAACCGGCTCCATGGACAGATCGGACGTTGAAGCCATCGGCGTCGAGAAACACACCATTGTATACAATAAAGTATTGATTGGAATGTAATATGAACATTATTTCGAAATCAAAATCTAGATAGCAAATGAATAGAATTGTCCAGCTTTTAAAGgcggagtagcgccagtggggattttgtctaagtgcacttataatgatctaAAACAACCggatatcataataaaactctccaaaaaattatatatttttcataatttccggccAAAGTTTTGGctaattgccaaaatttagaaaaatacgagcttttaaggaaatttaaagaaatgtcgcatgtttcgacccctacaatgttttaatacaaataatttaaacaaaattaaaacataaaaaatgtagaaaaaaaaaatttttttttggtcgatttccaaaattatgagtggcaaaaactgagtaattgacACTTtctgacagtaaataaaaaattctcagaaaatttttgaaaagttttatcatgatatatGGTCATTTTaggaccaaaggagtggtttttaacaatttccccactggcgctactccacctttaaggaAACCAT
This is a stretch of genomic DNA from Caenorhabditis elegans chromosome V. It encodes these proteins:
- the C14A6.3 gene encoding Small hydrophobic protein (Confirmed by transcript evidence), which encodes MHTLYKILLAVLYVLIIIAIFMFVFLWVLVILDIIKILGKIKKLKKEKKSNCALRKF